TTGCTACTTTCAACTAAATTTTGAATTTCATCACCATAAGATAAATCGGCAGTGTGGCGCACTGCATGCACCAGCACCAATTGTTCAAATCGCTGCCAAACTTTTGGGTTTTTAAGAATGGACAAAAAAGGTCCTACTGCGGTACCAGTACAAAGCATCCACAATTGTTTAGCATCGGGAACTTCGGACAGCACCAAATAACCATTGGGCTTGTCAGCAATATAAATATCATCACCACTGTTGAGGGTCGACAGACGGCTAGATAACGGTCCTTCGGGTACTACCGCATAATAAAACTCATGCCGCAATTCAGTCGGTGAATTAACAAAAGAATAGGGTCGCATAATAATTTTGTCATCAACCTTGAGTCCAATACGACCAAACTGACCGGGTTCAAACGTGACAAAATCTGCCTTAATATAAATGGAATGCAAAATTTCCGTCCATCGCTTTTTTCCTACAACTTTTGCAATCTTGGGTTCCGCCATATCTCTCCTTTATCAATATTTGATTCTAACACCGTTTGTTTAATGGACACTGTCAGTTTTTTGAGAGTAAGAGACCTTGTACGGTTTTTTCATAAATAGTGGCAAGCTGACGGACTTCTTCTATACCTACGCGCTCATTGGGAGCATGAATAGTTTCATTGCGAGGACCGAATTCAACCAGTTCGCGGCAGATAGTCCGCAAGAAACGCCCATCGGATGTGCCTCCACCGGTGGAAAGTGCTGGTCGTCTGCCAGTAACCTTATCAATCTCCTCTTGCAACGCGTGTACCAATACGCTGTCGGTAGCAGTAAAAAATGGTTCTGCACTGTGTTCCCAATCACAGGTCCAATTCTTTCCGGTGGTTTGGGTCAGGGATGATTCCAGTGTTT
This region of Candidatus Persebacteraceae bacterium Df01 genomic DNA includes:
- a CDS encoding ferredoxin--NADP reductase; the encoded protein is MAEPKIAKVVGKKRWTEILHSIYIKADFVTFEPGQFGRIGLKVDDKIIMRPYSFVNSPTELRHEFYYAVVPEGPLSSRLSTLNSGDDIYIADKPNGYLVLSEVPDAKQLWMLCTGTAVGPFLSILKNPKVWQRFEQLVLVHAVRHTADLSYGDEIQNLVESSNGRLRFVPFVSRESYLDALSGRIPTALESGILQSRTGLDISPTDTQFMICGNPQMVKDTSTTLQQMGFERNRRRNPGHITVENYW